In the bacterium genome, TTAGAGATTTATCGCCAGTCATTCGATTTTTTTTCAGTGCTGACTTCTTTCCTTTCAAATGATGATTGTCGAATTGACCACTATGCATAAGTTTTTGTTCTGTTTTGGAGCCTGTAACTCGAAATCGCTTCGAAAGACCTTTGTGCGTTTTTTGTTTCATCTTGATAA is a window encoding:
- a CDS encoding 50S ribosomal protein L35, with protein sequence MKQKTHKGLSKRFRVTGSKTEQKLMHSGQFDNHHLKGKKSALKKNRMTGDKSLTKTAQTKTIIKWI